A single window of Anaerolineae bacterium DNA harbors:
- the lexA gene encoding repressor LexA, translating into MRRKAVALSERQRDILQAIRRSVSLRGYPPTVREICAEAGISSTSVVNYNLKRLEEKGYLERNPDTSRGIRLLHSDQSGPASALVSVPILGRIAAGNPLPVPDSDFPLFAEESIALTRDLLPDEEDIYALEVRGNSMVDALINDGDIVIMRHQTVAENGDLVAVWLREERETTLKRFYHEGNRVRLQPANPAMQPIYVHPSNVEVQGKVVLVIRQPGRRGLARATA; encoded by the coding sequence ATGAGGAGGAAGGCCGTGGCCCTTTCTGAGAGGCAAAGAGACATACTTCAGGCGATACGCCGATCGGTGAGCCTCCGCGGCTACCCGCCCACTGTGCGCGAGATATGCGCCGAAGCTGGTATCTCGTCCACATCGGTGGTCAACTACAACCTCAAGCGCCTTGAGGAGAAGGGTTACCTTGAGCGCAACCCCGACACCTCGCGGGGCATAAGGCTCCTCCATTCTGACCAATCGGGACCGGCCAGCGCTCTAGTCAGCGTGCCCATCCTGGGTAGGATCGCCGCAGGCAATCCTCTGCCCGTTCCGGACAGCGACTTCCCCCTGTTCGCGGAGGAGTCCATTGCCCTCACCCGCGACCTTCTTCCTGACGAGGAAGACATCTACGCCCTGGAGGTGCGAGGCAACTCCATGGTCGATGCCCTCATCAACGATGGGGACATCGTCATCATGCGTCACCAGACGGTGGCCGAAAACGGCGACCTGGTCGCCGTGTGGCTGAGGGAAGAGCGAGAGACCACCCTCAAGCGCTTCTACCACGAGGGCAACAGAGTTCGGCTACAACCGGCTAATCCCGCCATGCAGCCGATCTACGTCCACCCGTCCAACGTAGAGGTACAGGGCAAGGTAGTGCTCGTCATCAGGCAGCCAGGCCGCCGGGGACTCGCTCGGGCTACGGCCTGA
- a CDS encoding response regulator transcription factor — protein MYTVAVVDANLETGEELERLLSEAQFEVARFAGWREARASLAALRPHAVVLTDWRRLGGRGGERYLRRAAGGAPFVVVCDGGVTGWDDRFAAVLYYPVTSDQLSHAIRSAIARERALVSAFGFVLDRGSRTLTQGQRSASLTPIETAILSELMAARGQFVGSAELAERVWGTHARQDRRVLYTHMSWLRCKLERLLGEPGLIVSARLLGYRFAGPEARSGREP, from the coding sequence GTGTACACGGTGGCAGTTGTGGATGCCAACCTCGAGACGGGAGAGGAACTGGAACGGTTGCTGAGTGAGGCCCAGTTCGAGGTCGCTCGCTTTGCTGGTTGGCGGGAGGCGCGGGCAAGCCTGGCGGCGCTGCGCCCGCATGCTGTAGTGCTGACCGACTGGCGACGCCTAGGAGGGCGGGGAGGGGAACGTTACCTCCGGAGAGCGGCAGGCGGGGCGCCTTTCGTCGTAGTGTGCGATGGCGGGGTGACCGGATGGGACGATCGCTTCGCGGCAGTGCTCTACTATCCGGTGACGTCGGACCAGCTCTCGCACGCCATACGATCCGCCATCGCTCGAGAGCGGGCACTGGTCAGTGCCTTCGGTTTTGTGCTGGATCGGGGATCACGGACCTTGACCCAGGGGCAGCGCTCCGCCAGCCTGACTCCTATCGAGACAGCCATCCTGAGCGAGCTGATGGCAGCCCGGGGGCAGTTCGTTGGCTCCGCCGAGCTGGCCGAAAGGGTGTGGGGGACGCATGCCCGACAGGACAGGAGGGTGCTCTACACCCACATGTCCTGGCTGCGCTGTAAGCTCGAGCGGTTGCTGGGGGAGCCGGGCCTCATTGTGAGTGCGCGACTGCTGGGTTATCGATTCGCCGGCCCGGAGGCAAGGTCGGGCCGGGAGCCCTAG